The Corynebacterium poyangense genome includes a window with the following:
- a CDS encoding bile acid:sodium symporter family protein — MEHSDCHVNATSSTAASPREERAAYIASLGFPLLVILGGLLGFFFSSEVKQGASLVNPLLGIVMFGMGLSLKPVDFALVFRRPFPVILGVVAQYILMPTAALIVVWILRLPADIAAGVILVGCAPGGTSSNVVSYLARGDVALSVTMTSISTLLAPILTPFLTLWLAGQYMPLNGTAMALSIVQVVLIPVIAGLVLRTFIPRMIDRILPFLPWISVVAIAMIVSVVVAGARDNILRAGLIVALAVILHNLLGYGLGYLCGLLTKQPVSVRRTMSIEVGMQNSGLAAGLASQYMSPLSALPGAIFSVWHNLSGALLAALCRKIDNASQHER; from the coding sequence ATGGAACACTCGGATTGTCATGTTAACGCCACATCGTCCACTGCTGCCTCACCCCGTGAGGAACGAGCCGCATATATCGCATCACTTGGTTTCCCGCTCCTCGTCATCCTAGGTGGCCTCCTCGGATTCTTCTTTTCCTCGGAGGTCAAACAGGGGGCCAGTCTCGTTAACCCACTCCTCGGAATCGTCATGTTCGGAATGGGATTAAGCCTCAAACCCGTGGACTTCGCGCTTGTTTTTCGTCGCCCCTTCCCCGTCATCCTCGGGGTGGTCGCCCAATATATTCTCATGCCTACCGCCGCGCTCATCGTGGTCTGGATTCTGCGACTTCCCGCTGATATCGCCGCTGGAGTCATCTTGGTTGGTTGTGCACCAGGAGGAACAAGCTCCAATGTGGTGAGCTACCTAGCGCGTGGTGATGTTGCTTTGTCAGTTACCATGACCTCAATTTCCACCCTGCTCGCCCCCATTCTCACTCCCTTCCTCACCCTCTGGTTGGCTGGTCAATACATGCCTCTTAATGGCACTGCCATGGCACTTTCTATTGTTCAAGTGGTCTTAATCCCGGTGATCGCCGGACTAGTACTCCGCACCTTCATCCCTCGGATGATTGATCGCATCCTTCCTTTTCTACCGTGGATTTCGGTGGTTGCCATTGCCATGATTGTCTCCGTAGTGGTAGCAGGCGCCCGAGACAATATTCTTCGTGCTGGTCTCATCGTGGCTCTCGCTGTGATCCTGCACAATCTTTTAGGCTATGGCCTGGGCTACCTTTGTGGTCTGCTCACAAAGCAACCTGTTTCGGTACGTCGAACCATGTCTATTGAAGTGGGTATGCAAAACTCCGGTCTTGCAGCTGGGTTAGCCAGCCAATATATGAGTCCTCTATCCGCTCTTCCTGGGGCAATTTTTTCAGTCTGGCACAATCTCTCGGGTGCTCTCCTCGCGGCGCTATGCCGCAAGATTGATAACGCCTCTCAGCATGAAAGATAG
- a CDS encoding PrpF domain-containing protein, translating to MNSPLPHSLKLSILRGGTSRALFLRLRDLPHSQPRRDELCLRLIGSPDPIASDGLGGGVSSNSKVMFVGTPTEAHEAFPDLVLQQETDVVSYFAQVSPTENTVDWGGNCGNISSAISAYALAEGLITFPHSSTSASCRVYNINTHSYLELHHPVEQGTFPRHGDFQLDGVPGTAPRVDLRFLAPRQEVIHTAIDGLTTTLINVTNPIAIFRAHDVGMDIDASPHQLNSDKSLLSTLENLRRTAGKLMGLEPSAVIPRVAIVEPYSSPSYPEGCLKARMTSLGVVHHAIPGTGLLALAAARALGSPVIDLPPAEHTTVLHPKGKAKVSANVQDGVVSWVALARSARLIMSGTVYLSC from the coding sequence ATGAACTCTCCACTTCCTCACAGTCTGAAGCTTTCCATCCTCAGGGGCGGCACCTCGCGAGCGCTCTTTCTTCGTCTTCGCGACCTCCCACACAGCCAGCCGCGTCGCGATGAACTGTGCCTGCGTCTTATCGGGTCACCAGATCCCATAGCAAGTGACGGTCTCGGCGGTGGTGTCTCATCCAACTCCAAAGTCATGTTTGTGGGTACCCCTACAGAAGCCCACGAGGCTTTTCCGGACCTTGTCCTTCAGCAGGAAACAGATGTTGTCAGCTATTTTGCCCAAGTATCCCCCACGGAAAACACCGTGGATTGGGGCGGAAATTGTGGCAATATTTCGTCGGCGATCAGCGCTTACGCTCTAGCTGAGGGGCTGATCACCTTCCCCCACAGTTCGACGTCCGCAAGCTGCCGGGTATATAACATCAACACCCACAGCTACCTGGAGTTGCATCACCCAGTAGAACAAGGCACTTTCCCTCGTCACGGTGATTTTCAACTAGATGGAGTCCCTGGAACTGCCCCAAGAGTTGATCTTCGTTTCCTTGCTCCTCGGCAAGAAGTTATCCACACCGCTATTGATGGATTGACGACCACGCTGATCAATGTCACCAATCCTATTGCTATTTTCCGGGCGCACGATGTGGGTATGGATATAGATGCTTCTCCGCACCAGCTCAACAGTGATAAGTCCTTATTATCCACACTGGAAAACTTGCGTCGCACGGCTGGCAAACTGATGGGTTTGGAACCTTCGGCTGTCATTCCGCGGGTTGCTATCGTCGAACCTTATTCTTCCCCGTCCTACCCCGAGGGCTGCCTTAAGGCTCGGATGACTTCCCTGGGGGTTGTCCATCATGCGATACCGGGCACCGGTCTATTGGCACTGGCTGCGGCACGGGCCTTGGGTTCACCGGTAATTGATCTGCCGCCCGCGGAACACACAACTGTCCTTCATCCCAAGGGGAAAGCGAAGGTCAGTGCGAACGTGCAGGATGGGGTTGTTTCTTGGGTTGCCTTAGCGCGCAGTGCCCGGCTCATTATGAGCGGCACCGTCTATCTTTCATGCTGA
- the gatB gene encoding Asp-tRNA(Asn)/Glu-tRNA(Gln) amidotransferase subunit GatB, with protein sequence MTSAMYDLMDYDEVLEKYDPVMGLEVHVELATETKMFSASSAHFGAAANENVDPVSLGLPGALPVVNAKGVEWAIKIGLALNCDIAEFSRFARKNYFYPDQPKNYQISQYDEPIASNGYLDVVLPDGTKWQVDIERAHMEEDTGKLTHIGGATGRISGATSSLVDCNRAGIPLIEIVTKPIEGARERAPEVARAYVGALRDLVKSLGVSDARMDQGSMRVDANVSLRPRGTEEYGTRTETKNINSLKSVEQAVRYEMQRQAACLERGEAIVQETRHYQESDGSTSKGRPKETAEDYRYFNDPDLPPVIAPPEWVEEIRASLPELPWVRRARIQQEWKLSDAEMRDLMNAGALELIIATTEQGATADEARAWWVSYLAGQANQQGVELEELAITPSQVARIIHLVKEGRLTTKLARQAVDGVLAGEGDVDEVVKARGLEVVRDDSAIEAAVDEALAANPDIVEKYRAGNKKVTGAIVGAVMKATKGKADPRTVNQLIAKKLA encoded by the coding sequence ATGACTTCTGCGATGTATGACCTGATGGACTATGACGAGGTGCTGGAAAAGTATGACCCTGTTATGGGGTTAGAAGTCCACGTGGAGCTAGCAACGGAAACAAAGATGTTTTCTGCCAGCTCGGCGCACTTCGGCGCTGCCGCCAATGAGAACGTTGATCCAGTTTCCTTGGGGCTACCTGGTGCTTTGCCCGTAGTTAATGCGAAAGGCGTGGAGTGGGCCATTAAAATCGGTTTGGCCCTAAATTGTGACATCGCTGAGTTCTCTCGTTTCGCGCGGAAGAATTATTTCTATCCGGATCAGCCCAAGAATTACCAGATCTCTCAATATGATGAGCCCATCGCAAGCAATGGATATCTTGATGTAGTGCTTCCTGATGGGACGAAATGGCAGGTCGATATTGAACGCGCCCACATGGAAGAAGACACCGGGAAACTGACTCATATTGGGGGAGCTACCGGAAGAATCAGTGGGGCAACCAGCTCGCTGGTGGATTGTAACCGGGCCGGTATTCCCTTGATTGAGATCGTTACCAAGCCAATTGAAGGAGCTAGGGAGCGGGCACCGGAAGTAGCTCGGGCATATGTCGGTGCTCTGCGAGATTTGGTGAAGTCTCTTGGCGTTTCCGATGCCCGGATGGATCAAGGTTCTATGCGAGTAGACGCCAATGTTTCTCTACGGCCGCGTGGCACGGAGGAATATGGCACGCGAACGGAAACAAAGAATATTAATTCCTTGAAATCCGTTGAGCAGGCGGTGCGCTATGAGATGCAACGTCAAGCCGCATGTCTGGAGCGGGGGGAGGCGATTGTTCAAGAAACCCGCCATTATCAGGAAAGCGATGGTTCCACCTCAAAAGGACGACCGAAGGAAACCGCAGAAGACTATCGCTATTTCAATGACCCGGATTTGCCGCCGGTTATTGCCCCCCCGGAATGGGTCGAAGAAATTCGGGCGAGTCTTCCCGAGCTACCGTGGGTCCGCCGCGCTCGGATTCAGCAAGAATGGAAGTTGTCCGATGCTGAGATGCGGGATTTGATGAATGCTGGCGCCCTGGAGTTGATTATTGCCACCACCGAACAAGGGGCTACCGCTGATGAAGCCAGGGCTTGGTGGGTATCCTATCTGGCTGGTCAGGCTAATCAACAAGGGGTAGAACTCGAAGAACTAGCGATCACTCCCAGCCAAGTAGCGCGGATTATTCACTTGGTGAAAGAGGGTCGGCTCACCACGAAATTGGCTCGTCAAGCAGTAGACGGTGTGTTAGCTGGTGAGGGAGACGTCGATGAGGTGGTGAAAGCCCGTGGACTTGAAGTAGTCCGCGATGACAGCGCTATTGAAGCGGCGGTAGATGAAGCTTTGGCTGCGAACCCGGATATTGTGGAGAAGTATCGGGCTGGAAATAAGAAGGTAACCGGAGCGATTGTGGGTGCTGTGATGAAGGCCACTAAGGGGAAGGCTGATCCTCGGACGGTTAACCAGCTCATCGCTAAAAAATTGGCCTAA
- a CDS encoding YkvI family membrane protein, translated as MNRTVSIALAFVGLLVGAGFATGREIIQYFISFGTVGLWGAVLSGVFMALAGAVFLQLGSYFLANEHNLVFRNLSFAWLSWLLDVMVTLTLFAIGFVMLAGAGSNLEQQFGWPSWIGSGLMLILVIVTGFFDVDKVSNIISWVTPLIIVAVIVAFIYTLFHIPQDTAHLSELAQRKESPVSPWWLAALNYNGLALLLGVSMSIVIGGNHTDTTAAARGGLAGGVLYTVMLLMAAVTLFLSFDQIADADVPMLTIMENIHPALALVMVWIIFAMIYNTCIGMFYSLGKRLTAKNEKHFIPVFVVLCLMGYAVSFVGFSELMSKVYPIIGYAGMFMVVVLLGFWIRSRVEINRESRLRDKIRRLVRRREDPTKRFTSKQARELEHALAESQAEAEQIEETISEEVRDELNLESPSDQAEEENTKTAGA; from the coding sequence GTGAATAGAACAGTTTCCATAGCTTTAGCCTTCGTGGGATTGCTCGTAGGTGCTGGTTTCGCCACCGGTCGAGAAATAATCCAATACTTCATTTCTTTCGGCACCGTGGGATTGTGGGGTGCAGTCCTCTCCGGGGTTTTCATGGCTCTTGCCGGAGCAGTGTTCCTACAACTAGGTAGTTATTTCTTAGCCAATGAACACAACCTCGTTTTCCGTAACTTATCTTTCGCCTGGCTGTCCTGGCTTCTTGACGTTATGGTGACGCTGACCCTTTTCGCCATCGGCTTCGTCATGTTGGCTGGTGCAGGTTCCAATTTGGAACAACAATTCGGCTGGCCCTCGTGGATCGGCTCGGGACTGATGTTGATTCTGGTGATTGTCACCGGGTTTTTTGACGTCGACAAAGTCAGCAACATTATTTCCTGGGTCACCCCGCTGATCATTGTGGCGGTTATCGTCGCCTTTATTTACACGCTTTTCCACATCCCGCAAGATACCGCCCACCTCAGTGAACTTGCTCAGCGTAAAGAGTCTCCAGTTAGCCCATGGTGGTTGGCGGCGCTCAACTACAACGGTTTGGCATTGCTGCTCGGGGTGTCTATGTCGATTGTGATCGGCGGCAACCACACTGACACCACTGCTGCAGCTCGCGGTGGATTAGCTGGCGGAGTGCTCTACACCGTGATGCTTTTGATGGCTGCGGTGACGCTATTTCTTTCCTTCGATCAAATAGCAGACGCCGATGTTCCCATGCTCACCATCATGGAAAACATTCACCCGGCACTGGCTTTGGTCATGGTGTGGATCATCTTCGCGATGATCTATAACACGTGCATTGGGATGTTTTATTCGCTCGGAAAGCGACTAACCGCTAAAAACGAAAAGCATTTCATCCCGGTATTCGTCGTGTTGTGTCTCATGGGATACGCTGTAAGTTTCGTTGGTTTTTCAGAACTCATGAGCAAGGTCTATCCCATCATCGGCTATGCCGGCATGTTTATGGTGGTGGTCCTGCTGGGATTCTGGATTCGCTCACGAGTAGAAATTAACCGTGAATCCCGGTTAAGAGATAAGATCCGACGTTTGGTTCGTCGCCGCGAAGATCCTACCAAGCGTTTTACCTCCAAGCAGGCTCGGGAATTGGAACATGCCTTGGCAGAATCCCAAGCTGAAGCCGAGCAGATTGAAGAAACCATTTCTGAAGAAGTGCGCGATGAACTGAATTTGGAATCTCCTTCCGATCAGGCTGAAGAGGAGAATACAAAGACCGCTGGGGCTTAG
- the mgrA gene encoding L-glyceraldehyde 3-phosphate reductase, translating to MTYLPAPDRYDQMIYRRVGHSGLKLPALSLGLWHNFGDDYPLENQRAIVHRAFDRGITHFDLANNYGPPAGSAERNFGRILQDDLAHHRDELIISTKAGWYMWDGPYGFGGSRKYLMSSLDQSLDRLGVDYVDIFYHHRPDPDTPLDETMYALRDIVSSGKALYVGISSYGPELTAEAAEFMSEEGCPLLIHQPSYSIVNRWVEEPGEDEESLLESAANNGLGVIAFSPLAQGLLTNRYIDGVPEGSRAAAGKSLHKGMLSEENLAMVRRLSDIAAERDQTLAQMAIAWVLREQGDYGEETVTSALIGASSVAQLDENIDALHNLEFSEAERAAIDEASSDAGINIWAEATKSRIHGDE from the coding sequence ATGACATATCTCCCAGCTCCTGACCGTTATGACCAGATGATCTATCGGAGAGTAGGTCATTCCGGATTAAAATTGCCTGCCCTTTCTTTAGGGTTGTGGCATAACTTTGGGGATGATTATCCACTGGAGAATCAGCGGGCTATAGTTCATCGGGCCTTTGATCGGGGAATTACTCACTTTGATTTAGCTAATAATTATGGCCCGCCCGCCGGCAGCGCGGAGCGGAATTTCGGCAGAATTTTGCAGGATGATTTAGCTCATCACCGCGATGAGTTGATTATCTCCACGAAAGCCGGCTGGTATATGTGGGATGGCCCTTATGGCTTCGGCGGATCCCGAAAATACCTCATGAGCTCGTTGGATCAATCTTTGGATCGGCTAGGCGTTGACTATGTTGATATTTTCTATCATCATCGTCCAGATCCCGATACTCCTTTAGATGAAACCATGTATGCCTTAAGGGATATTGTGAGTTCAGGAAAGGCTCTATACGTCGGAATTTCTTCTTATGGCCCTGAGCTGACTGCCGAAGCCGCAGAGTTTATGTCCGAAGAGGGCTGTCCACTATTGATTCATCAACCTTCTTATTCCATTGTTAATCGGTGGGTGGAAGAACCCGGTGAGGACGAGGAAAGTTTATTAGAGTCTGCCGCTAATAACGGATTAGGCGTCATCGCCTTTTCTCCTTTGGCCCAAGGTTTGTTGACGAATCGCTATATAGACGGAGTTCCTGAAGGGTCTCGGGCAGCAGCCGGAAAGTCACTTCATAAGGGAATGCTGTCGGAAGAAAACCTAGCAATGGTGCGTCGCCTCAGTGATATCGCCGCGGAGCGGGATCAAACCTTAGCGCAGATGGCTATTGCCTGGGTATTGCGGGAACAGGGAGATTATGGGGAAGAAACCGTCACGAGCGCCCTAATCGGAGCTTCAAGTGTTGCTCAGCTGGATGAGAATATTGACGCTTTGCATAACCTGGAATTCTCTGAGGCAGAGCGGGCAGCGATAGATGAGGCATCCTCAGATGCCGGCATCAATATCTGGGCGGAAGCAACGAAGTCCAGGATTCACGGCGATGAGTAG
- a CDS encoding LysE/ArgO family amino acid transporter, translating to MALVMSGFFLGISLIVAVGPQNILMIKQGIRREYITLVIAICFCSDMALYAIGVLSVGHISQLSPHILLVLRWLGALYLLWFAAMSIRDALHPKRVSVIDSQEPQRVIDPDYPGGGTALKTRQQTQTHTTQRTWVQPALAALTLTWLNPGAYVDTIVMVGGIANQYGNPGRWLFTLGALLASAVWFPMIGYGARALSRPLSSPQVWRVLNWVIAGILCLIAMKLITAS from the coding sequence ATGGCCTTAGTAATGTCTGGTTTCTTTTTAGGAATATCGCTGATTGTCGCTGTTGGTCCACAAAATATCTTGATGATCAAACAAGGCATCCGGCGCGAATACATCACTCTTGTCATCGCTATTTGCTTTTGCTCTGACATGGCGCTGTATGCGATCGGCGTGCTCAGCGTCGGACATATTAGTCAGTTATCTCCGCATATTCTCTTAGTGCTTCGATGGCTAGGCGCTCTGTATCTGTTGTGGTTTGCAGCAATGTCTATTCGGGATGCCTTACATCCCAAGCGCGTCAGTGTCATAGATTCTCAGGAGCCACAACGCGTCATCGATCCTGACTATCCCGGCGGAGGAACCGCGCTTAAAACCAGACAGCAGACGCAGACGCACACCACTCAGCGGACTTGGGTCCAACCGGCGCTCGCAGCGCTTACTTTAACCTGGCTTAATCCTGGGGCCTATGTGGACACCATCGTCATGGTCGGTGGAATTGCCAACCAATATGGCAATCCCGGTCGCTGGTTATTTACGCTCGGAGCTTTATTAGCCAGCGCCGTATGGTTCCCGATGATTGGCTACGGGGCGCGAGCGCTATCTCGCCCACTTTCTTCCCCCCAAGTATGGCGGGTATTGAACTGGGTGATCGCCGGAATTCTCTGCCTGATAGCCATGAAACTCATCACGGCGTCCTAA
- a CDS encoding LysR family transcriptional regulator ArgP: MNTVHLDTLLTIVDEGSFEHAALVLGISPSAVSQRIKALENETGRVLLHRTTPVTATAAGEVLVQGARRMALVEAEIQAQLRDRMSHVALAVAVNADSLATWFQGVLAKVAQWDNAALHLRTADESHTKALLRRGDVLGAVTTSAEPVSGCVAYPLGEMKYRATASPQLKERFTKENGDIDWARMPVLRYGPKDTLQDDDLTGRIDPAERRERRVSRIPSSEAFLEATRVGVGWALLPVQQAEHLVARGDLVYLDDRLQTVPLYWQRWRLQSALLERLTDAVLEAATELAS, from the coding sequence ATGAACACAGTGCATTTAGATACCCTCCTGACCATAGTGGATGAGGGCAGTTTCGAACACGCTGCTTTGGTGCTAGGGATCTCTCCTTCAGCGGTTAGTCAGCGCATCAAAGCCTTGGAAAATGAGACGGGGCGTGTCTTGTTGCACCGTACGACACCAGTCACAGCCACTGCGGCAGGCGAGGTATTGGTCCAAGGGGCACGAAGAATGGCATTGGTCGAAGCTGAAATCCAAGCCCAACTACGGGACCGGATGAGCCACGTGGCTTTAGCGGTAGCAGTCAACGCAGATAGCCTAGCTACATGGTTTCAAGGGGTTTTGGCTAAGGTGGCGCAATGGGATAATGCCGCCTTGCATCTCAGAACAGCCGATGAATCTCACACCAAAGCCTTATTGAGACGCGGAGATGTCTTAGGAGCGGTGACCACCAGTGCTGAGCCGGTATCTGGCTGTGTTGCCTATCCACTGGGTGAAATGAAATATCGAGCAACTGCATCCCCCCAGCTGAAAGAGCGCTTCACGAAAGAGAACGGCGACATTGATTGGGCGCGTATGCCGGTTCTGCGTTATGGCCCGAAAGATACTCTCCAAGATGATGATCTCACTGGGCGGATAGATCCTGCGGAGCGACGAGAACGTCGAGTATCTCGGATCCCCTCCTCGGAAGCCTTTCTTGAAGCTACCCGAGTTGGAGTGGGATGGGCTTTATTACCAGTTCAGCAAGCTGAACACTTGGTGGCCCGTGGGGACTTGGTGTACCTTGATGACCGTTTGCAAACAGTCCCGCTGTATTGGCAGCGTTGGCGGCTTCAATCAGCACTCTTAGAAAGGCTAACCGACGCCGTATTGGAAGCAGCCACCGAGTTAGCTAGCTAA
- a CDS encoding glutathione S-transferase family protein, with product MPENSSHAGEFHRDTRYINDRIVSDLPPGSPPVLTPDGHYLWPVESGRYRLIGARACPWAHRAIITRRLLGLDSVISLGLAGPLHDSRSWTFDLDPHHKDPVLGIHFLRDAYLRRFPDYAQGITVPCLIDVTTGKVVTNNFQSITEDFSFQWRKFHHHNAPQLWPKDRCEEMRELMEWIYNTINNGVYRCGFAQSQHAYDTAYEQLWSALDVLEDRLSRQRFLMGSFLSEADIRLYCTLIRFDAVYHNHFKCNRNKISEMPHLWGYLKELFQIPAFGETTDFHQIKQHYYGVHSDINPTGIIPQGPDLSPLLQPHGREFLPGSVFPSEAGEPDRS from the coding sequence ATGCCAGAAAACAGTAGTCACGCTGGTGAATTTCACCGAGACACCCGCTATATCAATGACCGAATTGTTTCTGATCTTCCACCTGGTTCTCCTCCGGTGCTGACCCCGGACGGTCATTACTTGTGGCCAGTCGAATCCGGACGCTATCGACTTATCGGCGCTCGAGCTTGCCCCTGGGCTCATCGCGCCATTATCACCCGACGCCTCCTCGGCCTTGACTCTGTTATTTCCCTCGGCTTGGCAGGGCCCCTCCATGATTCTCGCTCATGGACCTTTGATCTAGATCCACACCACAAGGACCCGGTTCTCGGCATCCATTTTCTTCGTGACGCCTATCTACGCCGTTTCCCCGACTATGCGCAGGGCATTACCGTCCCTTGTCTCATTGATGTGACAACCGGAAAAGTCGTCACCAATAATTTTCAGAGCATTACTGAGGATTTTTCTTTTCAGTGGCGGAAGTTTCATCATCACAATGCACCTCAGCTCTGGCCTAAGGATCGCTGCGAAGAAATGCGAGAATTGATGGAGTGGATCTACAACACCATCAACAATGGGGTGTATCGGTGTGGTTTTGCCCAATCTCAACACGCCTATGACACGGCCTATGAGCAACTCTGGAGCGCTCTTGATGTCCTTGAAGACCGCCTCAGCCGGCAGCGTTTCCTCATGGGCTCATTCCTCAGCGAAGCCGACATCCGGCTCTATTGCACACTCATTAGATTTGACGCCGTATACCACAACCATTTCAAATGCAACCGAAACAAAATAAGCGAAATGCCGCATCTATGGGGATATCTGAAAGAACTTTTTCAGATACCTGCTTTCGGAGAAACCACTGATTTTCACCAAATCAAACAACATTATTATGGTGTGCATTCTGACATTAATCCCACCGGCATCATCCCCCAAGGCCCAGACCTCTCCCCTCTTCTGCAACCTCATGGGCGAGAGTTTCTCCCCGGTTCTGTCTTCCCCTCTGAAGCCGGCGAACCGGACAGGTCTTAA
- a CDS encoding ornithine cyclodeaminase family protein, whose protein sequence is MPVPYLSDQEIYQLLSPTAARQALAEVLLAGFDPETDPARVSIPTGTGELLLMPSTNKDWTGVKILTLAPENSERGLPRIQALYHLCDTETLSPRLILEGESITNLRTPAVSALAADKLASVDASNLLVLGSGPQAIGHVHAMAAIRELSDIALYSLTPASAQQAAHTLREQGFEVRVLDREEVDDATRQADIICCTTSAEDPVIPDAVADGACVVAMGSHSPQRRELPSSLVHRSLVIVEDVATAWREAGDIVLAHHDQPLPDGHLHTLAQLVRGEVHRADDRPNIIKTTGMSWEDLAVAVAVAKAANLT, encoded by the coding sequence ATGCCGGTGCCCTATCTCAGCGACCAGGAAATTTACCAACTTCTCAGTCCAACTGCCGCACGCCAAGCTCTCGCAGAGGTTTTATTAGCCGGCTTTGATCCGGAAACTGACCCTGCACGAGTGTCTATTCCCACCGGTACCGGAGAATTACTTCTCATGCCTTCCACTAATAAGGACTGGACCGGAGTGAAGATCCTCACCCTCGCCCCAGAAAATAGTGAGCGGGGACTTCCGCGCATTCAGGCTCTATATCACCTCTGCGATACCGAAACTTTGTCTCCTCGGCTGATTCTGGAAGGTGAGTCAATTACCAATCTGCGTACTCCTGCCGTATCAGCATTAGCGGCCGACAAGCTGGCCTCTGTGGATGCCTCGAATCTGCTCGTTTTAGGTTCCGGCCCCCAAGCTATCGGCCATGTTCATGCCATGGCAGCAATTCGCGAGTTATCCGATATAGCTCTGTACTCTTTAACCCCCGCATCGGCGCAGCAGGCTGCGCACACTCTTCGGGAACAGGGATTCGAGGTGCGGGTGCTCGACCGGGAAGAAGTCGATGACGCCACGCGCCAGGCCGATATTATCTGTTGCACCACCTCAGCGGAAGATCCGGTCATTCCGGATGCCGTTGCCGATGGCGCCTGTGTCGTAGCCATGGGGTCTCACTCGCCACAGCGTCGTGAACTCCCCAGTTCTCTGGTCCATCGCTCTTTGGTCATAGTGGAAGATGTAGCCACGGCATGGCGGGAGGCGGGAGATATTGTACTGGCCCATCACGATCAGCCCTTGCCCGATGGACACCTTCACACCCTGGCGCAATTAGTTCGCGGTGAGGTTCATCGGGCCGATGATCGCCCCAATATCATCAAGACCACCGGCATGTCATGGGAGGATCTCGCTGTTGCCGTTGCGGTGGCTAAGGCTGCTAACCTAACTTAG